Proteins from a genomic interval of Arthrobacter sp. CAN_C5:
- the aspS gene encoding aspartate--tRNA ligase has protein sequence MLRTHDLGSLRTEHIGHTVTLAGWVARRRDHGGVAFLDLRDASGFAQVVVREEEVFHGLRNEYVLQITGTVEKRPEGNENPALATGGIEVIAETVTILNTSDPLPFQIDEHVEVGEEARLKHRYLDLRRPAPNANLRLRSEANRVARELLHQDGYVEIETPTLTRSTPEGARDFVVPARLSPGSWYALPQSPQLFKQLLQVGGFEKYYQIARCYRDEDFRADRQPEFTQLDIEASFVEQDDVLALGENLVKALWQLIDVEIPTPIQRMTYADAMARFGSDKPDLRFGLELTELTEFFKDTEFGVFKAPYVGAVVMPGGASQPRRQLDAWQEWAKQRGAKGLAYVLVDDDGSLRGPVAKNLTDVEREGLPSAVGANPGDCIFFAAGEKTPSRALLGAARVEIGHRTGLIDPNAWAFVWVVDAPMFEPASAAVAAGDVAVGGGAWTAVHHAFTSPKPEYLDTFDKDPETALAYAYDIVCNGNEIGGGSIRIHQRDVQERVFSVMGISQEDAQEKFGFLLEGFKYGAPPHGGIAFGWDRVVALMAGTESIRDVIAFPKSGGGFDPLTAAPAPITAQQRKEAGVDFKPEKKN, from the coding sequence GTGCTGCGCACACATGACCTCGGTTCACTGCGGACCGAGCACATTGGACACACCGTCACCCTGGCAGGCTGGGTAGCCCGCCGCCGAGATCACGGCGGGGTCGCATTCCTTGACCTGCGCGACGCCTCGGGGTTCGCCCAGGTGGTGGTCCGGGAAGAGGAAGTGTTCCACGGACTGCGCAACGAGTACGTCCTGCAGATCACCGGCACCGTCGAGAAGCGCCCCGAGGGTAACGAGAACCCGGCCCTGGCGACCGGCGGCATCGAAGTGATCGCCGAGACGGTCACGATCCTGAACACCTCCGACCCGCTGCCCTTCCAGATCGACGAGCACGTGGAGGTAGGCGAGGAAGCCCGCCTGAAGCACCGCTACCTCGACCTGCGCCGGCCCGCGCCGAACGCCAACCTCCGCCTGCGCTCCGAGGCGAACCGGGTGGCCCGCGAACTGCTGCACCAGGACGGGTACGTCGAAATCGAGACCCCCACCCTCACCCGTTCCACGCCTGAGGGCGCCCGCGACTTCGTCGTCCCCGCCCGCCTGTCACCCGGGTCCTGGTACGCACTGCCGCAGTCCCCGCAGTTGTTCAAGCAGCTGCTCCAGGTGGGCGGCTTCGAAAAGTATTACCAGATTGCCCGCTGCTACCGCGATGAGGACTTCCGCGCGGACCGCCAGCCAGAGTTCACCCAGCTCGACATTGAAGCCAGCTTCGTGGAGCAGGACGACGTCCTGGCCCTGGGCGAGAACCTGGTCAAGGCACTCTGGCAGCTGATCGACGTCGAAATCCCCACCCCGATCCAGCGGATGACCTACGCCGACGCGATGGCCCGGTTCGGCTCCGACAAGCCCGACCTGCGTTTCGGGCTTGAGCTGACCGAGCTGACCGAGTTCTTCAAGGACACCGAGTTCGGTGTCTTCAAGGCACCCTACGTCGGCGCCGTCGTCATGCCCGGTGGGGCTTCCCAGCCCCGCCGTCAGCTTGACGCCTGGCAGGAATGGGCCAAGCAGCGCGGTGCCAAGGGCCTCGCGTACGTCCTGGTCGACGACGACGGCAGCCTTCGCGGTCCCGTCGCGAAAAACCTCACCGACGTCGAGCGCGAGGGCCTGCCCTCCGCGGTCGGCGCTAACCCAGGCGACTGCATCTTCTTCGCGGCCGGGGAAAAGACCCCGTCCCGCGCTCTGCTCGGCGCGGCACGCGTTGAGATCGGCCACCGCACCGGCCTGATCGACCCGAACGCCTGGGCCTTCGTCTGGGTGGTCGACGCACCCATGTTCGAACCGGCATCGGCAGCTGTCGCAGCGGGCGACGTCGCCGTCGGTGGGGGAGCCTGGACAGCAGTGCACCACGCCTTCACCTCGCCAAAACCCGAATACCTGGACACCTTCGACAAGGATCCCGAGACCGCTCTGGCCTACGCGTACGACATTGTCTGCAACGGCAACGAAATCGGTGGCGGCTCGATCCGTATCCACCAGCGTGACGTGCAGGAACGGGTCTTTTCGGTGATGGGTATCAGCCAGGAAGACGCACAGGAGAAGTTTGGCTTCCTGCTCGAAGGCTTCAAGTACGGCGCGCCCCCTCACGGCGGCATCGCGTTCGGCTGGGACCGGGTCGTCGCACTGATGGCCGGTACCGAGTCCATCCGAGACGTCATCGCCTTCCCGAAGTCCGGTGGCGGGTTCGATCCGCTGACCGCCGCCCCTGCCCCGATCACCGCGCAGCAGCGCAAGGAAGCCGGAGTGGACTTCAAACCGGAGAAGAAGAACTAG